The nucleotide sequence TGCCTTATACTTATCACCATACAATAACCAAAGTTCATAAAACTTACTCATCAGTTTTACGGTAAATATATCATCTACATTCCATAAGCTTGTGATAAACGTATGGGCTCCAGCAACACTAAAAGCATACTGAAGGCTAGTAATCCCATCATCGTCTTCATTAGAAACCACACCGGTATTACACGCAGACAAAACCACTAATTCTGTTTTATCTAAATTTAACCCTGTTACTTCAAAAGCGGATAAAATTCCATCTATTCCTTCAGAATAATCTAAAGTCAAAGTATCGTTTAGGTTTGAAGATTCTGATAAAAAAAGACCCGACCTAAGAAGGTTATAATCAGTTACCACATTTTCGCTTTGTAAGAAAAAGCCATGCGTAGCTACATGTAAAATATATGGGGAACGTTTTAATTGCTTGATATTTTTTTCTGTTGCTTTCTTATTTAGATAAACCTCAGTTTCCCACCCTTTGTTTACTAAAATTTCATCTATCTTTTTTATTTCCTTTTCTGTGCCTGGCAAGTTGGTGATGGGTACTTGAATATTACCTACACCTTTTAAAGTTGGAGCTCCTCTTTCATCATCATTATTACTTGTATTATTAAATACAGGTGCTCCCAATAGAACAGCATAATCATCTTTTGAAAAGGTGTTTTCCCTTTTAAAGTCTCCGAGTTCCAAAGCCGTTGACATCAAAATAATCTCCTCCTCCTGAATAAGAAATTTCTTAGTTACTGGATTTTGAAAAGTATTAATGTTCACTTTATTATAAATACCATATGGACAAAAAAGGATAGTAGAATGATTGGGTAAAAGGCTATCTAACTTTACTTGAATTGGCTCCCATAAACTTGCATATGCTCTCTCCCCTGTAGGTTTATTGATTCTTATTCCTCTTGATTGTCTTTCTGTTTCTTTATACCAATCTTCACTTTTCTCTATGAGCTGTAGCAAGTCTTCCTCCTCTCCTATCCTAACTATAAATGGATAAGATTTATTCTTTATCAGAATTGTTGCAAAATATTCTACGTCCTTTTTATTGTAGTCATATACTTTGATCACTTCTACAAAAGACTCTGATTCTTCTAGCTTATTTTGTATATCATGCCAATTCTTGATTTGTGATTCTTCATCGTTTATTTCAATTTCTGAAGAAGCCAATAACAATGATTTTTCAAGTTCTACTACCCTTTGTTTTAGTTCAATAGGATGTTCTCTTTGTTGTATTCGTTCTTCGTCGCTCATAAAATACAAGCAAGATAACTGCGATCGTAACTGTATAAGTTTCTCCAAATAAGGGAATATGGCTCCTTCACCTTTTATCTTTTCTAGGGCGATCAATTTCTTCTTGGAGATCTTTGAACGGTACTTCAATATCGTTTTGTTAGCTATATTAAAGTTGATGTATAAGTTTAATATCTCTGGTGTAATTGCCTCGCCTTTATCATAAATGATTGCATTAAAAATGTCTCCAACGTCGTTCGTTCGTTTTAGAAAAAGTACCCTTTCCTGTTCATTAGAATATAGTAACGTCTTCTGATAGAAACTCAACCTGTTTTGCAAGGCCTGCTTCATATAGGAAATCATTTGTTCATCGTCTCCTTTGATCGAATATAAATAAGCTAAATGTGCCAAAAGTGATGCATATATTACTGTGTTTTCATCACATCGATAGAGTATCGCATTAAATATGGTCTTAGCTTCTTCATATTTTTTTAACTGAACTAGTGCTTTAGCTTTTAAGAATTTTAATCGAACTACATGTACTTCTGTATCTGACAAATAGTTCTCTTTTGCGATTTTAATGGCTTTATCATAATAATTAATTGCTTCCCTGTATTTCTCTTGTTTAGATAAAGACCAACCTTTTAAACCAAAAACCATAAGCATAAAAGCATGGTCCTGAGAAAATTTCTTTGATATTATTTTCTCTGCTTGTTTAAAGCTTTCTTCTGCCAGCTTGTAATCACCTTTTTCAACTAAATTCCATGCTAAATTATATTGATAGATAGAATATGCAGTAGTATGTGTTTTTCCTGTGGATACTAAATATCTATAATTCTCAAAAAGCTTTTCTCTTCCATCAACAGGGTTCCCATATAAGAAATTATAATCCACATAAATACTCACTGAGATAGTATACTCATCATGGTATTTCTCCATTCGGTTATCCATTAGATTATAAAACTCTGATAGAAGGATCTCATGCTGAACAAAATTCCCATTTAGAAACTCCTGTCTCGCCTTTGTAACTAAATAAAATAAATATATGTCTCCACTTTTTTTGATGTACTTACTCACATCCCTCATATGAAAACTTGCGATTTCATATTCACCGATGATAAGATATACATTTACTAATTCTAGTTGTGCCCTTTTGTATGCAGATTGATGGTAATTTCTTAAAGAATAGATTTGAAGAGCTTCTTTTAGGTTTTCAGTAGCTAATTGATAATGAGACATTTTTTTATTTACCGTTGCCATCAAACTCAAAATATTTGCATAGAGAATCTGGTTTTTCCCCAAGACATGAATAGCTCTTTCTTTTGCCTGTTTATAAACTTCAATTGCCTTCTCGAAATCTTCCGTTTTAGCGTAACAATCTCCTAGAACTGTTAACATTAGTAGGTATTGAGATGTGTTTTGAAGCTCATTCTTTTCAAGGTCTTTTTTTATAGTAGCAAGTAGTGTTTCTGCTTTATTGAAACGCCCCTGTTGTAACATCATTTTTGCCCAATAAATCTGATAGCTAGTAAAATTAAGGTAGAAATCTTGCTCAATTTTATAATCTTTCATCATGGATAATGACTGCTTGAATTTCTGATCTGACAACACTATATCTCCATTTAATCCATGTAAAAAACCTTCGTTAAATAAGGTCATACTATAAATGGGGTTATCATAGCCTACTGTTTTCTTGTGTAGTGTATTTATTGTTCTCAATAAGATTTCGGCCTTATCTTCTTCCCCTATAATTAGATAAGTACCCACTAGGAAATTTGTCGCCAAACAGTAATCAGGATACATTGATCCTGCCGAATTATCCATGACATCAAGTGACTTCTTAAAATATCGAATGGCTTCTTGGTAGTTTTGTTTCTCTACATAGATTCTACCTAAATAAATATAAGGCAATACTAGCTTGATGCTATACTCATCGTCCGTTTCTCTTAATACTCTTTCTATACTGTAGATCAGATAGTTTTCAGCTTTATCTAGTTGACCTTGAGTACGGTATTCGTTTAAAATATTATGATCAAATACAGGCTTAAACTCTTGTCCAAAAGCATGTAATGATACGAATATAAACAGCAGTAATATAGTTCTATAAATAGTTTTTTGGGGCATCAATAGTAATCAGGTGATTTGCTCTTTAATTAAGTTACGAATTAATTTATCATCACAAAAGCTCCCCAGAAGTAAGGCCTTTTATAACGGGCCATAATATCTAATTGAGCTTGGTAAAAAGCCTTATGTCGATCTCCCATTACATTCCAATGCTCATAGAATTTTGTCATTAACTCTTTCGTTGCTCTGTCATCAACACTCCATAAACTCATCACAACAGAATGTACTCCAGCAATAGAAAACGCATATTGTAAACCGGAAATCCCTTCTCCTTCGGTCACCTCAGAAACACCCGATTGACAAGCAGACAATATCAGAAGCTCAGTATTGGATAAATTTAACCCTGCCACTTCGTAAGCAGTCAAAATACCATCAAGGCCTGAATTATAAATTTCATTTAAGCTTTTAGTATCAGTCTGAATAAACTCTGAGAAGAATAAGCCTGATCGGAGCATTGGGTTATTGGAGACAGAATACCTCATTTTATTTAGAAAGAATCCATGAGTTGCTATATGCAATACCGTTGGAGAAGTCTTCAAGGTCTTAATTAATTCTTCGGTGGCTGCTTCTCTTGTAAAAACTTCTACTTTCCAATTATTTTTCATCAATAACTTTTCAGAAATTTCTATCTCTTCCCCAGTTCCGGGCAGTTCGTCTAATTGGATTTTCAGACCTTTACTTTTTGTTGCTCTAGTACCATTCTCGGAAAGATTGTTTTCTTCAAACACCGGATTACCTATTAATACAGCATTTTTCTTCCTGGGCATCTCTTGGTTTCTCGTACTACTTAGTAATTCTGTAGAACCATTTAATTGTTTGATATATTCTTCTTGAATAAGGTATTGCTCCGTCATTTCGTTCTGAAGTGTGTTTACATTAATGAGGTTGTATATACCATCAGCTATAAAATAAATTGTATTGTACTTTTCCTTTCGTGTTTTGAGAAAGTTTGAAATTGGTTTCCAATAAATTTTATAGGGACTACTTTCTTCTTCAGCTTCTACCATCACCATATTTCTACCTAAAGGTGTAGATTTTCTTTGGTAGATTGAAAACGCCTCATTTTCTAATTGTTCACTCTTCCCAATAGGTACATACATAGGATACTCTGCATTCTTATCCACTACTAGTGCAATATATCTAGATGTATTACCTAGTGATGTTCGTAGCTTTACTATCTCTATAACTACTTCACCTTCTTTTAATACATTTTTGATATCCTTCCAGCCTTTATAAATAAGATCAGACTGTTGATTGACATAAGCATTACTCGCCAAAACTAGAGACTTTTCTAGGTTATTGATATTATCTAACAATAAGTAAGGATCAACTCCCAGTTCTTTTCGTTGTTGTACCGACATATAATTTAATGCTGCAATACCATCTCTAAGCGATAACATTTTACTTAGATAAGCGGGAAAACCTTGGGCAACTCTATCGTCTTTATACTTGTATAAGTGCTTATTTCTTTCTCTTGTTTCGACCAAAAAGAAGCTTCTAAATTTTAAGTGGATATCATAACAGTTTTTCAACATCAAAGGAGTTACATTATCTCCCATCATGTACATAATATCATAGAAGACATCAAATAAGCTTCCTGTTTGGTGTAGGTACTTAATCTTATCTTGAGAGCTAGAATATTTCATGGTATTATCATAAAATTTCAAGCGTGCTTGGATGGCCGAGATAATCATCTCTTCTGCTTTATCCCAATTTCCTAACAATGCGTTAGTGTAGGCAATACCACCATTCACCATAGTATCCAAGATAGTTCCCGTTGTCACCTTTTCATCCAACTCTATAAAAATATCTAAGGCGTCTTGGTATTTTTGTTCTTTTATGAGGAGGTTAGCATAACTGATTTGGGTGTAAATAAAATGAACATCATATGCAGTTACTTTTTCTTTAAAGATTGAAAATGCAATACCGAAATAATAATTCGCTGAATCTAATTTCCCTTGTTCTGAATAAATATTTGCAAGTTCTTCACTATTGTATGCCTTTAAAATCGATGTATCAAGGTTTAAGAAATCAATGAGTTCATTTGATGATTTTAGATTTGAAATAGCTTCTTTAGTAGCTCCCTTTCTCCTATCAGTAAAACCTTTACAATACAGAGTCTCAGCAAAATTTAAAGTAGAATCTTGATCAATTCTCTTTAATAGCTTAATCCCTTTATTAATAATATTTTCAGCCTTATCTGTTCTTCCTGTGTAAGCCAAAAGTTCGACGTAATCGAGATTTGTTTCTAAAAAGAAGCGAGTATGAGTCATGTTCTTATCAAGCATTCTTGCTAGAGTTTGAGAGAAAATCAGCTCGGATTCTACAAATTCTCCCTTAATGATCAATAAGCGGGCAGTTGTTATTTGAAAAGCATCATTTTGCTTTACCTCTTCTTCTCCTACTGCTTGTTGAATAGTGTTGAGATAATCCTCAGCCAGTTTATACTCTCCCCTTTTTAGTGCTACATTGGCTAAAATCACTAAACAAGATGTATATCTGACTACCTCTGTTTCATCCATCTTATAGATTTCACTGGCCGATTCCAGCAAAGGAGTAGCTTTATCAAATTGACTAATTTCAGCATATAGATTACCTATACGTTCTTCTACTGCGGCATATGCAAAATGATTTGTCCCTACCATCTTCTTCACATGAAATTCAGCATCTTTATAACTTTCCAATGCTTTATCATAGAAACCTGCTAAGCGATAAGCATCTCCCAAAACCAACAAACATCTGCTATAATTAGGGGAATTCTCTCTTTTTTTTGCGTCTAATTCACTTAATGTCTTCTGCATCAAATCAATTGCTTGATCATGTCGAAAAGAAATAGAATAAAGATGTGACAAATGAATATCCACCTCTTCAAAGTCTTTATCAAAAGACCTTCTATATTTCATATTTATGGCTATTCTTTTAGCATCAAGCATATATTGTTCAGCCTTCTCGAAACTTCCCTCATAAGAATAAATCATACCCCAATTCATTAGATAATGGGCATAATTAATAGAATTTTGACCTATCGTTTTATCGATAATAATCTTAATCTCTTTTAAAAGTTTCTTTGGGTATTCAACTTGTCCTAATCGAATATAACACGTCGCTAAATAATTTAAAGAAATTGCATAATCAGGGTATAACCATCCTGTGGTTTCTTCTAAAATATCTGCAGAATATTGAAAATGATTTAAGGCCTCTCCGTACTCTTGGCGTTCTAAACAAACTCTACCTAAAGAGAACCTTGCTATGTTTTCATGGATAGACATTTCTCCATGTTGTGCTTGCATAGCTTCTACCCATTCCCAAGAGTTTTTCTTTGCCAGATCTAATTCCCCTTTATTGATAAGGGTTTGGATTGCTTCCATTGTAAATGGATTTCCAAAATCTTCTGCTTTGAGACTTTTAGGAATTAATAAAACAATTAGTAATAAAAATATTGTTCGTAGAGTGTGGGTCATTTCTGTGTAGTTCTATACCAAGTCTATATAAAATTGAAGAGAAGTAATTTACTATTAAAAAATCATAAAACAGTACTTTTTTATGATTTTCAATGACCAAAATTGATAAAAACAGTGTCCTGTATTTAAGCTATTGAAACACTTTAATGTTAATAATATGGAATTTTAACTTAAAAATGATACATTTTAGAAACATTGTAACTATTTTTGTGAAATATATTTCAATTGCTTAAAATGATTCGACACATATGGAAACAATTATTCTTACATTTATCACCATTATTGCCATTTACAGTGCTATTAAAATCACTTCTTGGTATAAATATTTAGGTTTAAGCTCAGTAGAAGCCATTTCACTTTCTATTTTAACATCTTTCTTTATGGTGATTACTGTAGGGAAGTTAGTAAAGGAAGTATTAGTAGGTTTACATTATTTACCTGCATAACAAATAGCAATAGCCACTTCATTTCCGATAGTTTTTAAGTCAAATTCCCAGTTATTATCTTCCCCAATTTGTAATTGCCATTTACCATTCACGTACCAAAAGCTGAAATTGTCTAATAAATAGGATTTATCTGTTGCCTTGATGAAAGCCTCTTTCATTGTAAACAGCTGAAAAAGAGCAATTTTTCTCGCATCCTCATTTTGAATAGATTTTATCTCATTAATTTCTTGTTCTGATAAAAACCATTTCAATTTATCCTCATCCAGTTTTGAAATAGGCTCTAGGTCTATACCTATTGGCTGTTGTGATGTTACTACTACTAAGTACCCGTTACTATGTGAAATATTGAAGTGATAGTTTTTCTTTCCATAAATATTTGAGAGGAATGGTTTCCCATTTTTTGTGTATGAAAAAGAAATTTGTTTTGGTTTAAGTCCTAATTCTTTTGCTAGAATGTGTTTTAGGAAAGTTCTTGCTTTTAAAAACTCCTCTTTTTTTATCGGAGAAATAAATCGTTTGTATCGTTTAAGTTCATCCCCATCTAATAATGCAAGTTCTCCTTGAATCGAATCAACAGTAGTCGTGTTTAAATTATATGGTTTTGTATCTGTCATAAATCAGGTCTTGAAAATTAACTTTCTAATACGAGTAAAGAGTTAATTTAAATGATTAGTCTTTCTCTGAATTTTAAATTAACATCCAAAGCGTCCAAATTTCCAAATAATAGATCGATATTTTCGATGCTTTTGTGAGTGACTAATCTTTAAATTTTCCTATTCGTAAAAAACTCTTGATAAAAAAACACCTCATCCTTAATAAAAAGAATGAGGTATAAGGTGATATAGAAATTGATATTATTTTAGAAGACCATTTGCAATTACTTCTTCATCAGATTGTCTAATCAGACGATAATGTCCTGCCCTTTCAAGCAATTGATCATAATTAATAGAGTCTCCATTTACATCTACATTGATGATATCTTCTTCGTATGTTGGGTCATTGTATCTTTCATCCAAAATACCTACCAATGCTACCTGAGCAGCACTTTCATCCGTATAATCTGTACCCTCATATAAATAGATTCTATATGATTCACTTTCTTCTAAAAACTCTGAATAGCTACTCTTAAAAAATGCCATCCCATTGATTCTTTCATGCATCTCAATAGTAAATTCTTCTCCAGAGTAATCAATATGATTAAAATTAAATACGGAGATCGTATGTGTTCCATTTAATGCTGATGTTCCTACATCTGATAATGCGAAGTATTCTGTTCCATTATATTCAGGATCACTATCTTTATTCATTCTTACAGAATATTCAGAAGAGATAATTTCGTTATATGTTATTGGCGTACCGTCTTTTCTCTCTCTAAGGTCAAAATAGATCACTTCATCTGTATCTACTTTTGTTTTACCCAAGTGAGCTAGAATTACACCTTGTTCAAAGTAATTATCATCATTTAGATTGATCACAAAAGATGAATAAGGCTTAGAATCTCCAGTCATTTGATGAGAGAACAGTACATTTCCATTTACACGCTCTTCAAACTTCACCCATCCATTAATAAAATCTTCACTACCAGGTTTTGCAAAATCATACATCATTACTTCACCTGTTAATTCATTCCCTCCTACATCAGCTTTACCATAATATCCTTCACCTTGGACTATAGGCTTCTTTTCAATCAATAAAAAAGCATCTTCTATTGAAGCTGGTGTACTATATTCCTCAGGTAAATTAGTATAGCTATTATTATCAGAGAACATAGGAATGTTGGCCAATTCGATAAATGGATTATCAGTTTTTACTCCAGAGTTTTTAGTTCCTTCATAAAGGTCTATCACATATTCATATTGATTGTCCGGGTTTACAAGATTGACTCCGACTAACATAGGTCCGTCTGTTCTAGGAATGAATGTAGAATAACCTACGACTTCACCAGAAGCATTCGTTATTTCGTACGTTTTCTCCCCATCATAATCAAACTCATTTGTCCCTAATTCTGTGATGGATTCGATATTTAGGTCATTTTCTTTTTTGATTACTCTTAAGTGAGCATTTATTTGAGTTAACTCTTGGTAAGTATATTTTTCTGATAAATCAGTAATAGATTCTGTTTCACCTTCTGCAATTGGTGTCAGCGTTTCAATAGAAGTTGCCGAAAGGTCAATTGAACCATTATATAATTGCACTTGATATTCTTCAGAGGCTGCCTGATCTAATGTAACTCTAAGTATAATTTTTCCATCTTCATCTTCTTCCAAATTTACCGTACCATTGTACGTAAATTCTTCTGGTTGAATCATTTTATAAGATTTCGATACAATAGGTTGGTTACTTGGTATTGGATTCTCTTCATTATCACAAGAGATAAATCCAATTGTAAAAATTAGAAGTAATAAGGTAGATTTAATATAATTCATAGTATCAACAGAGTAATTAATTTTCATATACAGTTATAGAACGACAATATTTTGTTCAATGTTTAACTATTTAAATTAATTAACAACATGTGCTATCAATTAGTTCAAGGGTATTAATTAAAAATAGCACCTCCTAATTGCTCCTGACTTCCCTTTTGTTTTGATGTTGTTTTATTACCGCCTCCTATTCTGTACCTAAACGTTAATCGGACTACTTTAGACTCCCAATCATATAGTTTGTCTTCAGAAAAAGTAGGTTGATTTCTAGTCATTGCATATTGTTGAGTATCTAAGACATCATCAACAGAAAGAATTAAACTGCCTTGACCTTTCATCATAGATTGAGACAACGATGCATTGATAAAATACCTCCCTTTTACATCTCCTTGAGGGTTTTTAGAAGGTGACATGTATTTATAAGTCAGTAAAAATTGACTCCCTTTCCATAACTTCATATTTGAAGAAAGCCCGGCATTCCAATTATAACTTGTCTGATAAACACTCTCATCGACGTTTGTTCCATCAATCATATTATAGTAAATACTTAAATTACCATTGATAGACCACCAATCGTTTAATGTAAGATCGCCTACAACTTCCCAACCTGCATCTACACTTTTTTCCATATTTACAACGGTATTAATCATTACACCATTTTCTTCTGTAGTATACCACCTTGCTGGATCTGTGTATAATTTGTAAAATAAAGATGTTTTGATATTAAACTTTTCTTTATTTATTGCATACCCTATCTCAAATATATCCAAAAATGTGGCATCTAGCTCTGGGTTACCTTGCTGAATATAGCTCGGGTTTGATGTATCTTCAAAAGGATTAATCATTCTCATCCCTGGACGTTGAACTTTTCTACTATATGAGAAAAATACATTGTCATATTCTCCTAAGCCTTGTTTTAAGTTGAGACTTGGATAGATCTTGAAGTAATCATTTTCGTATACTTTTGATGGATCTGACTCCAAGTAAGAACGAATAAAGGTTTGCTCTACTCTAACACCCACCTGATAACTAAATTTATTTTTGTTACCCGATACCATTGCATATCCTGCTGTAACATGTTCATTATAATTGAAGATATTATTTCTATCCTCATTAGGAATATAGCCTCCCGTATTTTCGTCATAATCTAAGACATACAACCCCTGAGATTTTCCTCTGTAGGTCTGTTTGAATCCCGTTTCTAATCGTAAACCATTACCTAATAGACGAGAATAATCTGTTTGAAAGGCAAAATTATTGAAAGTAGCTGTAGTGTTATTATACTCGGAGGTTCCCATGGTTTTATCTACATCTACATCTCCAGCTGCAAATGCTAAACTCATGGCTAACTCCTCACCTTCTCTATCCGTTGTATGAAGATAATCTAAACGTCCATCCACCTTAAACTTCTGACCTACATTAGTATTGTAAACTGAAGAAGAATCAGGCCTACCTTGATCAATTGTTTCTATTGTTGTGAGGTCTCCGTATCTACCCCAATCAATCCAGACTAAGTTAGCGGCTACATTTAATGAGTTCTTTTCATTAAAATCATATTGACCGCCAAGTGAAAGGTTATGCTTTTCAAAATTATTATCTCCATAATATTGCTGATCTGTATTTTTGAAAGGTTCGTCCTCTCCAAAATTTTTCAGATTAGCATCCATAGAAGTGTACCTATTTTCTTGTTTATAATTATATCCTAAGTTTAAGGATAACTTTCCATCTTGTTTGTTTAATCCTATACCAGCATCGTATTTATCATTAGTTCCAGTACCCAATAAAATATTGGCCGAACTACTTTTTAAGTTTGCACTAAAAGTGGAAATATTAATGATTCCTCCAGTTCCATCAGCATCATATCGAGCAGAAGGGTTAGAGATAATATCGATGTACTCAATATCATCTATGAGAATTTGTTCTAATATAGGACCATACTCACCAGACTGACTTGCAGGTCTATTATTAATAAAGATTTGGACTCCAGTGTTACCTCTATAACTTACAACACCGTCTGCATCTACATCAACAGCGGGTATTAGTTTTAAGGCATCAATGGCATTTCCATCAATGATTTTGATGTTTTTCCCTATTTCATATCGGTCATTATTACTTGGAGGTTTACTACTTCCAGAGTGTTCTTTCTGAGACTGAGCTAATAATGATGTTCCGTACGATAATAAAATTAACAATAACAGGTTTCGTAGCATTCGCGTATAAGTTTACAACAAATAATACGACATCAAACAATATTAAGTATAAACTATTTAATCATGTTTGCAGTTAGAATGTTAATTTTAATACGTAATAATAGAATTTAACGCAATTAAACAAAATAGACCATCAGCATTGCATATATGATAGACATCATACAATCCAACAAACCAACCCCTATATTTCTATCTTTTACCAATTCATTATAGAGGTCAGATTTAGGTATAATTACTTTATCAAATAGGATTGTTGAGAAGAATAAAAGTATAGTCATGATTGAACAATCAATAAACATACTCACAAAAGTTTCTTTCCAACCCAAGAATTCTTTTCCCAACGTCATCATTACAATCAAACCAATAGCTATCATTTTACCGGCAACACTTAGTGAGATAGAAACATTTTGGGATTTAAGATCCGATTGTATATCATACCTTGAGAATTTAACGAACCCTTTTGTATAGGATACTAAAAATATCTGACCGATAAAGTAAAATAAAACGGCTTCTCCTGGACCTCCATCATCGCCAGCTATTGCACTCCCAATCATTAACCCTGTTGCGATATAAGAAGCCAATTGAACTATGCCCACCGCTATATTCTTCTTTTCCCGTATTTCTGTCATATTTGATATATGATGAAAAATAAGGTGATCATTAATAAATCGGGAAACAAACATAGCTAGTACTCCTCCAAATGAATACCCTCCAACAACTAATAAATCTTTCCATAAACCTTGTGATGAACCCATTGAGGCTCCAAGAAATACAATAGATACTCCAATGAAGTATCCTGTCATACTAACACTATAAGCTACATTATCTTTATCCGTAAGTTCTTTATTTACATCATATCTAGTCACCAGCCCCAATATTATTCTAGCAAAAATTAATACCAGACTAAATAATAGAATATAAGCTAATGTTTCTCCCCATTTATCGATTTCAAAATCGGTTATACTATACATAATGTTCAGATTGAAGTCAGATTTATAATTCAAGGAAACTATCCTTTCTTAATCAAATATATTCATTTCCAATATTGAAACGAACACGTATCTCATACTGAATTTAAAAAAAAGTAGAAAATAAAAGAGGCTATCCCAAAATAAAGTTTCTGAGATAGCCTCCTTTTTATAAGAAAATTAATTAACCTCTTGTAAAGATCCATTCATCTCCTTTAGATAATTCGTCATTATAGATATATCCTTCATAATTGAAACCTTTCAATTGCTCAGGGTCCGTAATCTTATTATCGACAATATACCTCACCATTAGTCCTCTCGCTTT is from Flammeovirga agarivorans and encodes:
- a CDS encoding DUF350 domain-containing protein, which translates into the protein MYSITDFEIDKWGETLAYILLFSLVLIFARIILGLVTRYDVNKELTDKDNVAYSVSMTGYFIGVSIVFLGASMGSSQGLWKDLLVVGGYSFGGVLAMFVSRFINDHLIFHHISNMTEIREKKNIAVGIVQLASYIATGLMIGSAIAGDDGGPGEAVLFYFIGQIFLVSYTKGFVKFSRYDIQSDLKSQNVSISLSVAGKMIAIGLIVMMTLGKEFLGWKETFVSMFIDCSIMTILLFFSTILFDKVIIPKSDLYNELVKDRNIGVGLLDCMMSIIYAMLMVYFV
- a CDS encoding TonB-dependent receptor domain-containing protein, whose amino-acid sequence is MLRNLLLLILLSYGTSLLAQSQKEHSGSSKPPSNNDRYEIGKNIKIIDGNAIDALKLIPAVDVDADGVVSYRGNTGVQIFINNRPASQSGEYGPILEQILIDDIEYIDIISNPSARYDADGTGGIINISTFSANLKSSSANILLGTGTNDKYDAGIGLNKQDGKLSLNLGYNYKQENRYTSMDANLKNFGEDEPFKNTDQQYYGDNNFEKHNLSLGGQYDFNEKNSLNVAANLVWIDWGRYGDLTTIETIDQGRPDSSSVYNTNVGQKFKVDGRLDYLHTTDREGEELAMSLAFAAGDVDVDKTMGTSEYNNTTATFNNFAFQTDYSRLLGNGLRLETGFKQTYRGKSQGLYVLDYDENTGGYIPNEDRNNIFNYNEHVTAGYAMVSGNKNKFSYQVGVRVEQTFIRSYLESDPSKVYENDYFKIYPSLNLKQGLGEYDNVFFSYSRKVQRPGMRMINPFEDTSNPSYIQQGNPELDATFLDIFEIGYAINKEKFNIKTSLFYKLYTDPARWYTTEENGVMINTVVNMEKSVDAGWEVVGDLTLNDWWSINGNLSIYYNMIDGTNVDESVYQTSYNWNAGLSSNMKLWKGSQFLLTYKYMSPSKNPQGDVKGRYFINASLSQSMMKGQGSLILSVDDVLDTQQYAMTRNQPTFSEDKLYDWESKVVRLTFRYRIGGGNKTTSKQKGSQEQLGGAIFN